One window from the genome of Armatimonadota bacterium encodes:
- a CDS encoding sigma-70 family RNA polymerase sigma factor codes for MTDKELAKRICEGDLAAAEEFARGHYPAVLRLAVRLAGRQEDAEDIAQETFLTARQKIHTYRGRSSLRTWIHRIALNHYRQWRRKRTTLPLVDHDRSSNDGGIAAFETGHVLLNAMRGMEEKQREAFVLFEVEQLSMSETAQVLGVPVGTAKARVHYARQYLRRQLEGGPEVIRDAHPHTTH; via the coding sequence ATGACCGATAAGGAACTGGCGAAAAGGATCTGCGAAGGCGACTTGGCCGCGGCTGAGGAATTTGCCCGCGGCCATTATCCCGCCGTGCTTCGCCTCGCCGTGCGGCTTGCGGGTCGCCAAGAGGACGCGGAGGACATCGCCCAAGAAACTTTTCTGACCGCTCGTCAAAAGATTCACACCTATCGAGGGCGTTCGAGCCTGCGAACCTGGATTCACCGAATCGCGCTGAACCACTACCGCCAGTGGCGGCGAAAGCGAACCACGCTTCCGTTGGTCGATCACGACCGCTCGTCAAACGACGGCGGTATTGCGGCCTTCGAGACCGGGCATGTGCTGTTGAACGCCATGCGCGGCATGGAGGAGAAGCAGCGCGAGGCGTTCGTCCTGTTCGAAGTCGAACAGCTCTCGATGAGCGAAACGGCCCAAGTGTTGGGCGTCCCCGTCGGAACGGCCAAGGCGCGCGTCCACTACGCCCGCCAGTACCTGCGACGACAGTTGGAAGGAGGACCAGAGGTTATTAGAGATGCACATCCACACACGACACACTAG
- a CDS encoding LytR family transcriptional regulator, whose translation MKWLRTSLYVLFLGACTALGVGLHVASKVVSAFGPDATLSKILIAGKDPLSYFPNQKRMTILLVGQDYNHNNKGFVYTKASRADTVMLLSVDLAKKSVRACSIPRDTYVKAPDGKTGKINATFSRGGIDLLKGTIKDLFGVEVDHYVVIKPTAVREIVDSVGGVEVEAIDDMNYDDNWGGLHIHLPAGKQVVDGKGAEGFVRFREVNRSKMDADGHIIPLHNVKSSKEEGDLRRTARQQQMVHALMLAANTPGNIMHADQIIDTGFNQIETDLSRLQCLALANIFRGSAGQQMVSGTLPGGDKKLNGVYFYVLDDDRAQATVDWLINYDDEAIKKTLRIVVTNGTKTPGAASKVAKLLNEKGFNATVMGNAPAAAATTVVYQKASYFDMAKQIQGLIGSTNISKAPPSSPANEDIAITIGQDTVQVAEVPGPSHG comes from the coding sequence ATGAAATGGCTTCGAACGAGCCTGTACGTCTTGTTTCTTGGTGCCTGCACGGCGCTCGGCGTCGGACTGCACGTCGCCAGCAAGGTCGTCAGCGCCTTCGGACCCGACGCCACCCTCAGCAAGATCTTAATCGCGGGCAAGGACCCGCTCAGCTATTTTCCCAACCAAAAGCGCATGACCATCCTGCTCGTTGGGCAGGACTACAACCACAACAACAAAGGCTTCGTCTACACCAAGGCCTCCCGCGCCGACACCGTCATGCTCCTGTCGGTCGATTTGGCTAAGAAATCGGTCCGAGCCTGCTCGATTCCGCGCGACACCTACGTGAAAGCACCGGATGGAAAGACGGGCAAAATCAACGCGACCTTCAGCCGCGGTGGCATCGACCTGCTGAAAGGAACCATCAAGGACCTCTTCGGCGTGGAGGTCGATCACTACGTCGTCATCAAGCCGACGGCCGTGCGCGAAATCGTCGACTCGGTCGGCGGCGTCGAGGTAGAAGCCATCGACGACATGAACTACGACGACAACTGGGGCGGCCTTCACATCCACCTGCCCGCCGGTAAGCAGGTCGTCGACGGCAAGGGAGCCGAGGGCTTCGTCCGCTTCCGAGAAGTCAACCGATCGAAGATGGACGCCGACGGCCACATCATCCCCCTCCACAACGTCAAGAGCTCGAAGGAGGAAGGTGACCTCCGCCGCACCGCCCGCCAACAGCAGATGGTCCACGCCCTCATGCTCGCCGCGAACACGCCGGGGAACATCATGCACGCGGACCAGATCATCGACACCGGCTTCAACCAAATCGAGACCGATTTGTCCAGGCTTCAGTGCCTAGCCCTCGCCAATATCTTCCGCGGGTCGGCGGGTCAGCAGATGGTCAGCGGCACGCTTCCCGGCGGCGACAAGAAGCTGAACGGCGTCTACTTCTACGTCCTCGACGACGACCGGGCCCAAGCCACCGTCGATTGGCTGATCAACTACGACGACGAAGCGATCAAGAAGACGCTGAGGATCGTGGTCACCAACGGCACGAAAACGCCGGGAGCCGCGTCGAAGGTCGCCAAGCTCCTGAACGAGAAGGGCTTTAACGCCACCGTGATGGGCAACGCGCCCGCCGCCGCCGCGACCACCGTCGTGTACCAAAAGGCGTCTTACTTTGACATGGCCAAGCAGATTCAGGGCCTGATCGGTTCGACGAATATCTCCAAGGCCCCGCCCTCCAGCCCGGCCAACGAGGACATCGCGATCACGATCGGGCAGGACACGGTTCAGGTCGCTGAAGTCCCCGGCCCCTCGCACGGCTAA